GCCCGGCCGCACAGGTCGACGCCGCCGCCGAGTCCGCCGCCTCCCGGATCCATGACTGGCTCCGCCTGCACCCCTCGCGCGGCGATCTCACCGAGGCGCAGCTGCTGGAGGCGGCGGCCGAGGCCGGGCGCGCCGAACTCGTCGCCCCGCCGTACGGGCCGATCACCCCGGACAACACGGTCCGGATCGAGCCCGCCGACCGGTCCTCCGTACGCGCCCTGCTCGGCGAGGCCGGCGCCGCCCTGCGCGAGGACCTGCTGCGGGACGGGCTCGGCGCGCTCGGGGCCGGCGCCGCCTTCCTCGGCGGGCAGGGCGACACCGCGCAGGCACGGGTCCGGCTCGCGGTGACCGCCCTCGCCGCGCACGCCGGCGCCCACCCGGGGGGCCTGGCCGGCGGCCACTACTCCTACGTGTCCCACCTGGAGGACTTCCTCCTCCACGACGACCCCGACGGACGGCTGCGGGCCGCCTTCGACCGCCGGTGGGAGCGCGCCGGGGACGCCCTGACCGCGCTCGTCGGGCGGATCGCCGACGGCGGCGCGACGGGCTGGGAGCGGGACTGGGCCGGCTTCTCCGCCCGCGCCTGGCAGCTGACCCGCAGCCGCCACGAGGCCGGCGCCGAGCTGCACGGCAGCCCGCCCGCCTACCGGCACCGGGCCGCCGCCACCGGGGACCGCGCGGCGGCCGAGCGCTGGAACCCGGACACCCGCACCCGCTACAGCGAGTTCCACCAGCTGCTGCGCCGCTCGGACCCGCGCGGGACGATGTTCGCCGACCCCGACTACCTGGTGTACCGGGCCTGCACCAACGCCCTGTACCGGCTCTTCGCGATCTGCGACGTCCGCCCGCTGGAGCGCTACCTGGCGGCGTACCTCGTCGTCCGTACGGTGCCCGCGCTGACCGGCTGCGACTGGCGTACGGAACTGGGCGCGGCCGTCTCAGCGGTGGAGCGCGGCGCATGACGACCGCCGGGAACGGGACCACCGGCGGCGCCGCCGCTCCCCGGACCGTACGCAGGCTGCGCCCGGGCGTCGCCGTGACCCCGCTGCGGGCCGGGCTCCACCTGCGCGGCCGCGGCGGCGCCGTCACCCTGGAGGGCAGTACCGCGCTGCCCGCCCTGTGGCAGTGGCTGGAGGAGCCGCTGCGGGGCGGCGGACTCGAGGACCTGCTGGACGGCACGGAGCCGGGCTCGGCGCTGCGCGGCGCCGTACGGACCCTGCTCGGGCAGCTGGAGGCCCACGACCTGCTCGTGGCGCAGCCCGAGGGGTACGGGGACGACGGCCGGGCCCCGGTGGCGCGGTGGCTCGCGGCGAGCGCCGGACGGCCCGCCGGGGCGGCGGCCGCGCTCGGGGCGACCCGGGCCGAGGTGGTCGCCGGAGCCCCCGACGGGGCGCTGGCCAGGGCTGCCGGGCGGGCCCTGGAGCTGGGCGGACTGCCCGTCGGGTGCACCGCCGACCCGGCCCTGCCCGCAGGCCGGGTCCTGCTCCACGCCCACGGCGCCGGACCGCCGCGCGCGGTCGCGGCCGGGCTGTCCGGCGGGAACGGCTACGCCACCGCCCCCGGCAGCCCGGCCCAGGCCCGCTCCGACGCGGCGGCCCTGGAGGCCCGGCTCGGCCCCGGCGAGGCGGCCGGACCCCCGGCGCTGCCCTCCCTGCTCGGGGGCGCGGCGGCGCACCGGCTGCTGTGCGCGGCCGCCGGGCTGGCGGACCCGGCGGGGGAGGGCGGTGACGAGCGGCTGCTGCCCGGGCTCCCGGCGGTGCTCCTCGCCGGCAGCGGCCCGCTGCGGGCCGACTACCGGACCTGGCTCGGGCCCGGCCGGATCGACGCCGACCGGCGGGCGGACCTCGCCCCGGCCGACACCCTCGGCGAAGTGCTGCGGCGGCTGGCGGCCCTGGGCGACGAGCGGTGCGGGGCCCTGCCCGCGCCGCGCGCCACGGACCTGCGCCAGCTCCCGGTGCCGCTCGCCGCCTGCGAGCTGCCCGGGGACGGCCCGGCCGGTGGGCGCCTGGTCGCCGGAGCGCCGAGGCTGGACCTGGCCCGTCTGGAGGTCTTCTGCCGGGCGGCCGAACTGCTGCTGGGCGACGGGGAGTTCACCGTCGGCGCGAACCCCGGGCACGCCTGGGGCCGGGCCCTGCGCAGCGCCGTGTCCCGCAGCGCTGTTTCCCGCAGCGCCGTTTCCCACCGCGCTGTTTCCCGCCGCGCCGGGGCGCCGGGCGGGGACGCGCCGCCCCTGGCCGCACCCCGGTGGTCGGGGCATCCGCAGTTCCGGCACTGGTGGACCACGCTGACGGCCCGTCTGGAGGTGCCCGCCCGCCTGGAGGTGCGCCGGGCCGGGCCGGACGAGGTGTACCACGCCGTGGTCCGCCGGGCGGGGGAGTCCCCGGTGCTGGGGGAGGCCGTCGAGGCGACCCCGGGTGACGCCGCGGCCTTCGCCGCGCTCGCCGCCGTGGCCGAGGTCTCCGCCCTCTCCGCCCGGGGGCCGGGCACCGGCCGTACGCGCCCCTCCGGCGGCGCCGTCGCCCCGCTGGCCGCGGCCGGCGCCCGCACCGCCGGCTGGGAGGACGCCGGCTGGACCGACCGCTGGATGGCCGACGCGGCCGGACGCGAGGAGGCCTTCCAGGACGCGCTGAGCCGGCTCGCCGGGCCGGCCCGTGAGGCCGGGACCCCCGCCCCGGCCGGGGACCGCGAACTCCCCGCCCTGCTGCGGGCCTTCGGATTCACCGTCCTGCACACCCTGCACACCCCCGAGGAGCCGTGATGGGCGCATCAGCGCGGACCGCCCCGGCCGCGGCCGGCCTCTTCGCCGCCCTGCCCGTGCCGGTGCTCGACGCCGCGGCCGCTGCCGGGGTCACCGCCGGCCCGGCCGCCGTCCTGCTGACCGAGTGGACCCTGGGGACCGCCGAGGAGCTGAGCCGGCACGCGCTGGCCCACCCGGTGGCCCTGGTCCCCGTACGCTTCGACGGGCCGCTGGCGGTGGTCGGGCCGCTGCTCGCCCCGGGCGCGGCGGCCTGCCTGCACTGCGCCGAGTACCAGCGGCTGGCCACGGCGGGCGGACGCGTGCCCCGGCAGAGCCCGGAACTCGCGCTGGCCGGCGTACCGTCCCCGGCGCTGGCCGAGTCCCTCGGCGCCCTCGTACGGGACCTCCTGGACGGCCACGCCCAGCCGACGCCCGCCGAGGAGCCGCCGACGGCCACCGTGTACGTGGTCCACCAGGGGCGCGGCACCTGGTCCACCCACCGCATCCGCCCGGTCGGGGGCTGCGCCGTCTGCCACCCCCTGCCGCCGGACACCGCCGCCGGGGCGGCCCCCCTGCCCTCGGCGCCCCGCCCGCTGCCCGACCCGTACCTGCTGCGCGCCCCCAACCCCCGCACCGGGGCCGGCCGGTTGCGCGCGGCCCTGCACGACGAGCGGTTCGGGCCGGTGCGCCGGCTGCTGCGGACGGAGGACTCGGCCTTCTGCCTGACCGCCGCCTTCGTGACCGACGGCCGCGCCGTCGACGACGGCGGCTACGGCCGGGCCCGCGACTTCGCCGACAGCGAGCGGACCGCCCTCTTCGAGGCCGTCGAACGGTTCGCCGGGATGCGGCCGACCGGCCGGAGCACCGGCCTGCGGGCCTCCTTCGCCGCCCTCGGCCCCGACCGGGCCCTGGACCCGGAGCGGCTCGGCCTGCCCGACCCCGCCCACCACGGACACCCGGCCTCGCCGACCGTCCCCTACACCCCGGACCTGGAACTGGACTGGGTGCACGGCTGGTCCCTCACCCGCCGCCGCCCGGTCGCCGTCCCCGAGCACGTGGCGTACTGGGACGTGCCGGGCGAGGGCCGGCCGCGCGTGGTGTACGAGTCCTCCAACGGCTGCGGCCTGGGCAACAGCGCCGAAGAGGCCGCGCTCTACGGCCTGTTCGAGGTCGCCGAGCGCGACGCCTTCCTGATGGCCTGGTACGCGGCCACACCGCTGCGCCGCGTCGAACCACCCTCGGACGACCCCGACACGGCACTGCTCGCGGACCGGGCGGCCGTGGCCGGCTACCGGCTCCTCCTGCTCGACGCGACCAACGACTTCGGCATCCCGGCGGTCGTCGCCGTCTGCCGCTACGAGGGCTCCCACCCGGACGCCCCGCGGATGTTCCTCGCCGCCGGCGCCCACCACGATCCGCGCGCGGCGATCCGCTCCGCCGTGGCCGAGGCCGTCACCAATGTGCTGGAGTCCGCGCAGCGCTCCCTCGCCGAGGGCCGTCCGCGCGATCCGCAGCGGCTGCGGCCGATGCTGGAGCGGCCCGAGCTGGTGGTCACCCTCGACGACCACGTCGGGCTGAACGCCCTGCCCGAGGCGGCCGCGCGCCTGGAGTTCCTCTTCGCCGACACCCCGCGCCTCACCGTCGCGCAGGCCTGGCCGGGCGCGCCCGAGCCGGTGGGGGACCTCTCCGCCCTGCTCGAGGCGACGGTGGCACGGCTGTCGGGGGCGGGGCTGGAGGTGGTCGCCGTCGACCAGACCGAGCCCGGCCTGCGCGAAGGGCTCGGCCTGCACTGCGTCAAGGTCGTCGTCCCCGGCTCGCTCCCGATGACCTTCGGGCACGTCAACCACCGCACCCGGGGGCTGCCCCGGCTGCTGGAGGTGCCCCACCGGCTGGGCCGCACGGACCGGCCGCTGCGCTACGAGGACCTCGCACTCCACCCGCACCCCTTCCCCTGACCCGAACGAGGACCGGACGTGACGACCACCGACGCCTGGCACAGCCACCACCTCTTCCTGCACTCCGCCACCGAGGACACCGACGCCTTCCTGGTCCAGGGCGCGGCCCCGCTCCTCGACGGCCTGGTCGCGTCGGGGCGGGCCGACGGGTGGTTCTTCATCCGGTACGGGGAGGGCGGGCCCCACCTGCGCCTGCGGGTACGCGGCCTGAGCGCCGAGGCCGCCGCCGCACTGCCCGGGGAACTGGCCCTGGCCGCCAAGGAGGTGCCCGAGGTGCCCGGCCCGTGGCCGTCCCGCCACGGCGAGGTGCGCGCCGTGGCCTACGAACCCGAGACCGAGCGCTACGGCGGCCCCCGGGCCCTTCCGGTCGCCGAGGAGGTCTTCGCCGCCTCCACGCAGGCGGCCCTCGAGGCCCTGCGGGCCCTGCCCGGCGGGGGCGGATCGGGGGCACGGCTGACCGTCGCCGCGGACCTGGTCCACACGACGGTGTACGCCCTCGGCATGGACCCGCTCACCGGGGCCCGCTGGCTGCGCCGGCACGCGGCGGGCTGGCGCTGGGTCACCGAGACCGAGCTGCTGCCCGGCGCGTCCGTGCACACGCGGGTCAACACCGTCTACGCGGCGCAGCGCACGGCTCTGCGGCGGCGCGCCGCCGACCTGCGCGAACGGCTCGCGGCGGGCACCGCGGCGCCCTGGCAGGACCGGTGGGCGGCCCGGGTCCGCGAGGCCGACGAGCTGCTGCGCGGCCTCGGGGAGGAGCTGCGGGCCTGGGTGTGGGGCTCACAGCTCCACATGCTCTTCAACCGGCTCGGGATCACCCCCGACGAGGAGCGGGCGGTGTGCCGGCTGGCCGCCCGCACCCTGCTGGAGACCGAGGAGCCGCCCGGGTTCTTCCCGCCGGGGCACACCGCCGCCGACCTCCAGTACCTGGAGCGGAGCAAGTTCCAGATCGGCCGCGGCGAGGACACCGCCCTGCGCACGCTGCCGGAGCGGCCGGCCCGGCCCCCGGCGGCGGGGCCGGAGCTGGCCCTGCCCGCCGACCCGCTGCCGGAGGTGTCGCTCGGCGCCGTACTGGCGGCCCGCACCTCGATGCGCGGCGCGCTCGGGGGACCGATGGACGCCGGCACGCTGGGCTCGCTCCTGTGGCACTCGCTGTCCGGGAGCGCCCGCTCCGGGGAGCCCCTCCCGGACGGCCCGGCCCCGGCGAACCGCCCCTACCCGAGCGCCGGCGCCCTGTACACGGCCCGGGTGCGGCTGCTGGTGCTGGACGTGGCCGGAGTCCCGGCGGGCACGTACGACTGCCAGCCGGAGCGGCGGACGCTGCGCCCCGTCGGCCCGGCGCCGACGGCGGCGGAGATCAGGCCGCTCTCCACGTACCTCTCCCGCCCGGCCGCCGACCCGGACTGGATCGGCGTCGAGGGGGCGCCGGTGGTCCTGGCCGTGTACGCGGACCTCGGCCTGCTGCGCAGCCGCTACGGCCTGCGCGCCCTGCGCCTGGCCCTGCTGGAGAGCGGCCACCTCACCCAGACCCTGCTCCTCACCGCGGCCGCCCTGGGCCTGGCCGGTACCCCGCTGGGGGGTTTCCACGACGACCTGGCGCACGAACTCCTCGGCCTGGACGATCTGGAACAGCCCCTCCAGTACCTGCTGCCCCTCGGACGCCGCCCCCTCGGACATCCCGCGGTGTGAGCCGACGGCCGGTCCCGTCCGCCGCCCGGGTGACGCGGCCGGCGGGACCGGGGTGTCGGCGCGGGCCGCTAGGCTTCTCCAATGGCCCTTTCGGACGCTTCCCCCGATATCTCCGACTCGCTGCAGGTACTCCACCGCGTCTTCGGATACAGCTCCTTCCGCGGTGAGCAGCAGGAGATCATCGAGCAGGTCGCCGGAGGCGGCGACGCCCTCGTGCTGATGCCGACGGGCGGCGGCAAGTCGCTCTGCTACCAGATCCCGGCGCTGGTCGGAGAAGGCACGGGCGTCGTCGTCTCGCCGCTGATCGCGCTGATGCAGGACCAGGTGGACGCGCTCACCGCCCTCGGCGTACGGGCCGGGTTCCTCAACTCCACGCAGGACCCGTACGAGCGGCAGGCCGTCGAGCAGGCCTTCCTCGCCGACGAGCTGGACCTGCTCTACCTGGCCCCCGAGCGGCTGCGCACCGAGGGCACCCAGCGGCTGCTCGACCGGGGCAAGGTGGCGCTCTTCGCCATCGACGAGGCCCACTGCGTGGCCCAGTGGGGCCACGACTTCCGGCCCGACTACCTCGCCCTGTCCATGCTGCACGAGCGCTGGCCGAAGGTGCCGCGGATCGCCCTGACGGCGACCGCCACCGAGGCCACCCACACCGAGATCGCGGCACGGCTGGGCCTGGAGGACGCCCGGCACTTCGTCGCCAGCTTCGACCGGCCGAACATCCAGTACCGCATCGCCGCGAAGGACAAGCCGCTGGCGCAGCTGCTGGAGCTGATCCGCAGCGAGCACGACGGGGACGCCGGAGTGGTCTACTGCCTCTCGCGGGCCTCGGTGGAGAAGACCGCCGCCTTCCTGGTGGAACAGGGCATCGACGCCGTGGCCTACCACGCGGGGATGGACTCCCGCACGCGTGCCGCGAACCAGGCGCGGTTCCTGCGCGAGGACGGGGTCGTGGTGGTGGCCACGATCGCCTTCGGCATGGGCATCGACAAGCCGGACGTACGCTTCGTGGCGCACCTGGACCTGCCGAAGTCGGTCGAGGGCTACTACCAGGAGACCGGCCGGGCCGGCCGCGACGGAGAGCCGGCCACCGCCTGGCTGGCGTACGGACTCCAGGACGTGGTCCAGCAGCGCAAGCTCATCGAGGGCTCCGAGGGCGACGAGGCGCACCGCCGCTCCCTGGCCGCCCACCTGGACGCCATGCTGGCCCTGTGCGAGACGGTGGACTGCCGGCGCGTCCGGCTGCTCGCCTACTTCGGGCAGACCGGCGAGCCCTGCGGCAACTGCGACACCTGCCTGACGCCCGCCGAGTCCTGGGACGGGACGGTCGCCGCGCAGAAACTGCTGTCCACGGTGTGGCGGCTGGCGCGGGAACGGCGCCAGAAGTTCGGCGCCGGCCAGATCATCGACATCCTCCAGGGCAAGAAGACGGCCAAGGTCATCCAGTTCGACCACGACGCCCTGTCGGTCTTCGGCGTCGGCTCGGAGCACAGCACCGCGGAGTGGCGGGGCGTCGTACGCCAGCTCCTGGCGCTGGGGCTGCTGGCGGTGGAGGGCGACTACGGCACGCTCGTGCTGACGGACGCCAGCGGTGAGGTGCTGGGCGGGCGCCGCACCGTCCAGATGCGCAAGGAGAAGGCGCCGGCCGCGCCGTCCCGAAAGGAGCCCGGAGCGCGCTCGGGGAAGGGCGCCCGCGTCCCCGTCGACCTGCCGGCCGCCGCGCTGCCGGTCTTCGAGGCCCTGCGCGCCTGGCGGGCCGCGACGGCGCGCGAGCAGGGGGTACCGGCGTACGTCGTCTTCCACGACGCCACGCTGAGGGAGATCGCGACGCGGCTGCCGGGCTCGGTCGAGGAGCTGTCGGGCATCGGAGGGGTCGGCGAGGCCAAGCTCACCAAGTACGGCGAGGGCGTCCTCGACGCCCTGGCGGAGTACACCGCCGCCACCACCGCCGCCACGACCGCTCCCGCCACCGCCCCGGCCGCCATCCCGCCCCAGGCTCCGCCGGCGGAGCCCCCGTACGAGGACGAACCGCCTTTCGACCTCGACGAGGACCCGCCGTGGGACGACTGGCGCTAGGCCGTCAGGCTCCGGCGTACGCCGTCAGGCGCCGACGTACGCCGCGAGGTGTTCGGCGGTGAGGGTGGACCCGGCGGCGACGAGGTCGGCGGGTGTGCCCTCGAAGACGATCCGGCCGCCGTCGTGGCCGGCGCCCGGACCGAGGTCGATGATCCAGTCCGCGTGCGCCATCACCGCCGGGTGGTGCTCGACGACGATGACCGACTTGCCGGAGTCGACCAGCCGGTCGAGCAGGCCGAGCAGCTGCTCGACGTCGGCCAGGTGCAGGCCGGTGGTCGGCTCGTCGAGGACGTAGACCCCGCCCTTGTCGGCCATGTGCGTCGCCAGCTTCAGCCGCTGCCGCTCGCCGCCGGACAGCGTGGTGAGCGGCTGGCCGAGGGTGAGGTAGCCGAGACCGACGTCCGCGAGGCGGCCGAGGACGCGGTGCGCGGCCGGGGTGCGTGCCTCGCCGGATCCGAAGAACTCCTCGGCCTCGCGCACCGGCATCGCCAGCACCTCGCTGATGTCGCGGCCCCCGAGGCGGTACTCCAGCACCGCCGCCTGGTACCGCTTGCCCTCGCAGTCCTCGCAGGTGGAGGTCACGCCCGCCATCATCGCCAGGTCCGTGTAGATCACCCCGGCGCCGTTGCAGGCCGGGCAGGCCCCCTCGGAGTTGGCGCTGAACAGCGCCGGCTTCACCCCGTTGGCCTTGGCGAACGCCGAACGGATCGGGTCGAGCAGCCCCGTGTACGTCGCCGGGTTGCTCCGCCTGGAGCCGCGGATCGCGCCCTGGTCGACCGAGACCACCCCTTCCTCCGCGGGGATCGACCCGTGCACGAGGGAGCTCTTGCCGGAGCCGGCGACGCCGGTGACGACGACCAGCACCCCGAGCGGGACGTCCACGTCGACCCCGCGCAGGTTGTGCGTGTCCGCCCCGCGGACCTCCAGGGCGCCGGCGGGTGTCCGTACGGTCTTCTTCAGGCCCGTGCGGTCGCCGAGATGGCGGCCGGTGACGGTGCCGGCGGCCCGCAGCCCCTCCACGGTGCCCTCGAAGCAGACGGTCCCGCCCGCGGAACCCGCGCCGGGGCCGAGGTCGACCACGTGGTCGGCGATGGCGATGGTCTGCGGCTTGTGCTCGACCACGAGCACCGTGTTGCCCTTGTCGCGCAGCCGCAGGAGCAGGTCGTTCATCCGCTGGATGTCATGGGGGTGCAGGCCCGTGGTGGGCTCGTCGAAGACATAGGTGACATCGGTGAGCGAGGAGCCGAGGTGGCGGATCATCTTCACGCGCTGCGCCTCGCCGCCCGAGAGCGTGCCAGCCGGCCGGTCGAGCGCGAGGTAGCCCAGTCCGATCTCCACGAAGGAGTCCAGGGTGTGCCGGAGCTTGTCCAGCAGCGGCGCGACCGAGGGCTCCTCGAGACCGCGGACCCAGGCGGCCAGGTCGCTGATCTGCATGGCGCAGGCGTCGGCGATGCTGATCCGCCCGATCTTCGAGGACCGGGCCTCGGGGGTGAGCCGGGTTCCGTCGCACTCGGGGCAGGTGCTGGAGGTCGTCGCCCGCTCCACGAAGGCGCGGATGTGCGGCTGGAGCGCGTCGACGTCCTTGGACAGCATCGACTTCTGGATCTTCGGGATCAGCCCCTCGTAGGTGAGGTTGACGCCGTCGACCTTGATCTTGGTGGGCTCCTTGTGGAGGAGGTCGCCCAGCTCCCTCTTGGTGTACTTGCGGATCGGCTTGTCCGGGTCGAAGAAGCCGCAGCCGCCGTAGATCCGGCCGTACCAGCCGTCCATGCTGTAGCCGGGGATCGTGAGCGCGCC
The Streptomyces sp. NBC_00091 genome window above contains:
- a CDS encoding thiopeptide-type bacteriocin biosynthesis protein encodes the protein MTTTDAWHSHHLFLHSATEDTDAFLVQGAAPLLDGLVASGRADGWFFIRYGEGGPHLRLRVRGLSAEAAAALPGELALAAKEVPEVPGPWPSRHGEVRAVAYEPETERYGGPRALPVAEEVFAASTQAALEALRALPGGGGSGARLTVAADLVHTTVYALGMDPLTGARWLRRHAAGWRWVTETELLPGASVHTRVNTVYAAQRTALRRRAADLRERLAAGTAAPWQDRWAARVREADELLRGLGEELRAWVWGSQLHMLFNRLGITPDEERAVCRLAARTLLETEEPPGFFPPGHTAADLQYLERSKFQIGRGEDTALRTLPERPARPPAAGPELALPADPLPEVSLGAVLAARTSMRGALGGPMDAGTLGSLLWHSLSGSARSGEPLPDGPAPANRPYPSAGALYTARVRLLVLDVAGVPAGTYDCQPERRTLRPVGPAPTAAEIRPLSTYLSRPAADPDWIGVEGAPVVLAVYADLGLLRSRYGLRALRLALLESGHLTQTLLLTAAALGLAGTPLGGFHDDLAHELLGLDDLEQPLQYLLPLGRRPLGHPAV
- a CDS encoding lantibiotic dehydratase C-terminal domain-containing protein; translated protein: MTAGTTTAGTMAAGTTTADTSGGALDVVVYHHHPVKAPLLREVLLPLAGSCEASGLAAHVERHWLRGPHLRLCLQGPAAQVDAAAESAASRIHDWLRLHPSRGDLTEAQLLEAAAEAGRAELVAPPYGPITPDNTVRIEPADRSSVRALLGEAGAALREDLLRDGLGALGAGAAFLGGQGDTAQARVRLAVTALAAHAGAHPGGLAGGHYSYVSHLEDFLLHDDPDGRLRAAFDRRWERAGDALTALVGRIADGGATGWERDWAGFSARAWQLTRSRHEAGAELHGSPPAYRHRAAATGDRAAAERWNPDTRTRYSEFHQLLRRSDPRGTMFADPDYLVYRACTNALYRLFAICDVRPLERYLAAYLVVRTVPALTGCDWRTELGAAVSAVERGA
- a CDS encoding excinuclease ABC subunit UvrA, translating into MPKRTDTQSPAPHIADSHGLIRVHGARVNNLKDVSIEIPKRRLTVFTGVSGSGKSSLVFDTIAAESQRMINETYSAFVQGFMPTPARPEADVLEGLTTAIIVDQQRMGADPRSTVGTATDANAMLRILFSRLGAPHIGPPGAYSFNVPSVRASGAITVERGARKTVKATFNRTGGMCTRCEGRGSVSDIDLTQLYDDSKSLNEGALTIPGYSMDGWYGRIYGGCGFFDPDKPIRKYTKRELGDLLHKEPTKIKVDGVNLTYEGLIPKIQKSMLSKDVDALQPHIRAFVERATTSSTCPECDGTRLTPEARSSKIGRISIADACAMQISDLAAWVRGLEEPSVAPLLDKLRHTLDSFVEIGLGYLALDRPAGTLSGGEAQRVKMIRHLGSSLTDVTYVFDEPTTGLHPHDIQRMNDLLLRLRDKGNTVLVVEHKPQTIAIADHVVDLGPGAGSAGGTVCFEGTVEGLRAAGTVTGRHLGDRTGLKKTVRTPAGALEVRGADTHNLRGVDVDVPLGVLVVVTGVAGSGKSSLVHGSIPAEEGVVSVDQGAIRGSRRSNPATYTGLLDPIRSAFAKANGVKPALFSANSEGACPACNGAGVIYTDLAMMAGVTSTCEDCEGKRYQAAVLEYRLGGRDISEVLAMPVREAEEFFGSGEARTPAAHRVLGRLADVGLGYLTLGQPLTTLSGGERQRLKLATHMADKGGVYVLDEPTTGLHLADVEQLLGLLDRLVDSGKSVIVVEHHPAVMAHADWIIDLGPGAGHDGGRIVFEGTPADLVAAGSTLTAEHLAAYVGA
- the recQ gene encoding DNA helicase RecQ, with product MALSDASPDISDSLQVLHRVFGYSSFRGEQQEIIEQVAGGGDALVLMPTGGGKSLCYQIPALVGEGTGVVVSPLIALMQDQVDALTALGVRAGFLNSTQDPYERQAVEQAFLADELDLLYLAPERLRTEGTQRLLDRGKVALFAIDEAHCVAQWGHDFRPDYLALSMLHERWPKVPRIALTATATEATHTEIAARLGLEDARHFVASFDRPNIQYRIAAKDKPLAQLLELIRSEHDGDAGVVYCLSRASVEKTAAFLVEQGIDAVAYHAGMDSRTRAANQARFLREDGVVVVATIAFGMGIDKPDVRFVAHLDLPKSVEGYYQETGRAGRDGEPATAWLAYGLQDVVQQRKLIEGSEGDEAHRRSLAAHLDAMLALCETVDCRRVRLLAYFGQTGEPCGNCDTCLTPAESWDGTVAAQKLLSTVWRLARERRQKFGAGQIIDILQGKKTAKVIQFDHDALSVFGVGSEHSTAEWRGVVRQLLALGLLAVEGDYGTLVLTDASGEVLGGRRTVQMRKEKAPAAPSRKEPGARSGKGARVPVDLPAAALPVFEALRAWRAATAREQGVPAYVVFHDATLREIATRLPGSVEELSGIGGVGEAKLTKYGEGVLDALAEYTAATTAATTAPATAPAAIPPQAPPAEPPYEDEPPFDLDEDPPWDDWR
- a CDS encoding TOMM precursor leader peptide-binding protein, whose translation is MGASARTAPAAAGLFAALPVPVLDAAAAAGVTAGPAAVLLTEWTLGTAEELSRHALAHPVALVPVRFDGPLAVVGPLLAPGAAACLHCAEYQRLATAGGRVPRQSPELALAGVPSPALAESLGALVRDLLDGHAQPTPAEEPPTATVYVVHQGRGTWSTHRIRPVGGCAVCHPLPPDTAAGAAPLPSAPRPLPDPYLLRAPNPRTGAGRLRAALHDERFGPVRRLLRTEDSAFCLTAAFVTDGRAVDDGGYGRARDFADSERTALFEAVERFAGMRPTGRSTGLRASFAALGPDRALDPERLGLPDPAHHGHPASPTVPYTPDLELDWVHGWSLTRRRPVAVPEHVAYWDVPGEGRPRVVYESSNGCGLGNSAEEAALYGLFEVAERDAFLMAWYAATPLRRVEPPSDDPDTALLADRAAVAGYRLLLLDATNDFGIPAVVAVCRYEGSHPDAPRMFLAAGAHHDPRAAIRSAVAEAVTNVLESAQRSLAEGRPRDPQRLRPMLERPELVVTLDDHVGLNALPEAAARLEFLFADTPRLTVAQAWPGAPEPVGDLSALLEATVARLSGAGLEVVAVDQTEPGLREGLGLHCVKVVVPGSLPMTFGHVNHRTRGLPRLLEVPHRLGRTDRPLRYEDLALHPHPFP